A single region of the Ictalurus punctatus breed USDA103 chromosome 26, Coco_2.0, whole genome shotgun sequence genome encodes:
- the kctd12.2 gene encoding BTB/POZ domain-containing protein KCTD12.2 isoform X2 translates to MAQATERRVESSTSAFPEIIELNVGGQIYVTRHSTLLSVPNSLLWSMFKEHNSSQLTRDSKGRYFIDRDGFLFRYILDYLRDKDLALPEYFKERASLQKEAEFFHLPDLARRLRPPQVSKENSIGDEAFHSDPEEAAVSCALAGASASGSAAIGPRSPTLEARKFGYITIGYRGSYTIGRDIQNDAKFRRVARITVCGKTSLAKEVFGDTLNESRDPDRPPERYTSRYYLKYNFLEQAFDRLAEVGFHMVACNSTGTCAYTSSDPNEDKIWTSYTEASQLQF, encoded by the exons ATGGCTCAAGCAACAGAAAGGAGAGTAGAAAGCTCCACGTCGGCTTTCCCTGAAATCATCGAGCTGAATGTCGGCGGCCAGATTTACGTTACGCGGCACTCAACTTTACTCTCCGTGCCCAACTCTTTACTCTGGAGCATGTTTAAAGAGCACAACTCGTCCCAGCTGACCCGGGACAGCAAAGGGCGCTACTTTATAGACCGGGACGGATTTCTGTTCCGCTACATCCTGGATTACCTGCGCGACAAGGACCTGGCGCTGCCCGAGTACTTCAAAGAGCGAGCGAGTTTGCAGAAAGAGGCTGAGTTTTTCCATCTCCCCGATCTGGCACGTCGTCTCCGGCCTCCTCAGGTCAGTAAGGAGAACTCTATCGGGGATGAGGCGTTTCACAGCGACCCGGAGGAAGCAGCGGTGTCGTGCGCCCTCGCCGGTGCCAGTGCCAGCGGCAGCGCAGCCATCGGGCCGCGCTCTCCGACTCTGGAAGCGCGCAAGTTCGGCTACATCACCATCGGCTACCGCGGCTCGTACACGATCGGACGCGACATCCAGAACGACGCCAAGTTCCGCCGCGTCGCCAGGATTACCGTGTGCGGCAAAACCTCGCTCGCCAAAGAGGTGTTCGGCGACACGTTGAACGAGAGCAGGGACCCCGACCGCCCCCCGGAGAGGTACACGTCCCGCTATTACCTCAAGTACAACTTTCTGGAGCAGGCGTTCGACCGGCTGGCCGAGGTGGGCTTCCACATGGTGGCGTGCAACTCCACAGGGACGTGTGCGTACACCAGCAGCGACCCCAATGAGGACAAAATCTGGACCAGTTACACCGA GGCTTCTCAGCTCCAGTTCTGA
- the kctd12.2 gene encoding BTB/POZ domain-containing protein KCTD12.2 isoform X1 has protein sequence MAQATERRVESSTSAFPEIIELNVGGQIYVTRHSTLLSVPNSLLWSMFKEHNSSQLTRDSKGRYFIDRDGFLFRYILDYLRDKDLALPEYFKERASLQKEAEFFHLPDLARRLRPPQVSKENSIGDEAFHSDPEEAAVSCALAGASASGSAAIGPRSPTLEARKFGYITIGYRGSYTIGRDIQNDAKFRRVARITVCGKTSLAKEVFGDTLNESRDPDRPPERYTSRYYLKYNFLEQAFDRLAEVGFHMVACNSTGTCAYTSSDPNEDKIWTSYTEYVFCRE, from the coding sequence ATGGCTCAAGCAACAGAAAGGAGAGTAGAAAGCTCCACGTCGGCTTTCCCTGAAATCATCGAGCTGAATGTCGGCGGCCAGATTTACGTTACGCGGCACTCAACTTTACTCTCCGTGCCCAACTCTTTACTCTGGAGCATGTTTAAAGAGCACAACTCGTCCCAGCTGACCCGGGACAGCAAAGGGCGCTACTTTATAGACCGGGACGGATTTCTGTTCCGCTACATCCTGGATTACCTGCGCGACAAGGACCTGGCGCTGCCCGAGTACTTCAAAGAGCGAGCGAGTTTGCAGAAAGAGGCTGAGTTTTTCCATCTCCCCGATCTGGCACGTCGTCTCCGGCCTCCTCAGGTCAGTAAGGAGAACTCTATCGGGGATGAGGCGTTTCACAGCGACCCGGAGGAAGCAGCGGTGTCGTGCGCCCTCGCCGGTGCCAGTGCCAGCGGCAGCGCAGCCATCGGGCCGCGCTCTCCGACTCTGGAAGCGCGCAAGTTCGGCTACATCACCATCGGCTACCGCGGCTCGTACACGATCGGACGCGACATCCAGAACGACGCCAAGTTCCGCCGCGTCGCCAGGATTACCGTGTGCGGCAAAACCTCGCTCGCCAAAGAGGTGTTCGGCGACACGTTGAACGAGAGCAGGGACCCCGACCGCCCCCCGGAGAGGTACACGTCCCGCTATTACCTCAAGTACAACTTTCTGGAGCAGGCGTTCGACCGGCTGGCCGAGGTGGGCTTCCACATGGTGGCGTGCAACTCCACAGGGACGTGTGCGTACACCAGCAGCGACCCCAATGAGGACAAAATCTGGACCAGTTACACCGAGTATGTGTTTTGCAGAGAGTGA